DNA sequence from the Leguminivora glycinivorella isolate SPB_JAAS2020 chromosome 13, LegGlyc_1.1, whole genome shotgun sequence genome:
aaacagttggcggtaatgcataatatgcagcagtttccgtctggtttctagagtttgaagaccaaccattcctgttacgaatagagatggatacatatatgggtaatatccgtacagtcgtttgtaaatgtgcctacagaacttcctctgcactctttctagcatagtgttttgttcttattagaaagaatgcattaaaataagcatctttataaattaaagttttttttaaaacctactaatttaggagttagagtggtgcaaagttgcaaaattttcccgtagcattactaaggcgccagagacagaaagcgatatcgatggagccccgcttattacagaaactgcacagaataggagccttcggccgtttgaagatacctaacgaacctaacctatacctatataaaagtcgtcattttgtatcctagaccgtttgcgagacacgcgttaattttattaaagtgctagtgccatttactaatcttagaaccctaatatctcagtaaatattaatggagaagaaaaagtttatataacaaaacatccttatttaaacgtgttctatatgatttatcaatattaacatataTAGCGCACCAATCAAATACCGCGCCTCGCCCTAATCCTGCTCGCGGATTGGACGAGCCTATGACCATACGTTCGCGCCGCTCTCGCGCAGTCCGGCAACCGGCGCGTTACGAGTAACGTTGTTTATGTGCTTAATTACTAAAATTGTGCAACAAACTTGCCAAATTAGCTTACAGTATTGATTTATGAGTGTAACAATAGTATTAACGTGCCTGGAAACAATAAACTGTGAATTCATCTAAGCATTTTCACTTATAGCCTCAAACCGAACCCCAAAACCGAGCTAACCGGCGCTACAAAATGGCTGCCCAAGTGTGAGGCTATTAAGTGTATAGTGAAAATTTTGTGCCGTGATTcgtaaaaataaacattaaaagtgTTTTAACATGCCGCCAAAATCAAAGAGACACCAACGTGTGTCGACGCCGACGCCGACGCGCGAGGACGCCGAGATCGCTCGCGAAGGTTCGTTCACGAGGGATGACGTCACGACGCTAGTGGAGTCGTTACAACGGTCGCAGACCAACGCCTTCAGGGAACTGCTGGAGAGTGTCATCACGACCACTAGAAACCCGTCATCATCTGCCTCGACACCGTTTCCTGCAGAAGGAGGAAATTTCTCGCGCTGCAAAGCCCGATTCGCTGGAGATCCTGAAGAGTCCATCGAAGGTTTTATCGACGCCATTGAAGCATACAAGGATTGTGCAAACGTTTCGGATGATAACGCCATCCGAGGCTTATCAATGCTGTTGACACATGCAGCCGCAGATTGGTGGCAAGGAATTAAAGTAGAAACTAAGTCATGGGCCGACGTTTTGGACAGTTTGCGCTATACCTACGGAGACAATCGAGCTCCGCCGCGCATATACCGCGACTTATATGCAACACCTCAAGGCGACGAAAACACGCATATTTATGTAGCAAAGTGCCGTGTACTATTTGCAAAATTGCCGCGCAACGAGTTAACTGAGAAAATCCAGTTAGACATGGTATACGGACTTCTACACAAGCGTATCCGCAAGCGTATCAAAAGAGAAGAGTGCGCAACATTCAAAATTCTCTTACAAAAGGCGCGCGCTGTAGAAGAATCATTGAACGAGAACGTGAGCAACACCTCGCCATCGCCAAGTCGTCTCGTCAACACATCAAAGAcaccgccgccgcgcgccgctgccACAGCGAGCGCGAGCGCCGCGCCTCCGCTCCGCGAGCCCCGCGCTCCCCGCGAGCCCCGCGCGCCTCCGCCGCGGCGTTTCGATGATAACAGTGATAACAACAGTGCCGCGTCCGCCGCGAAATCTAAGTCGTATAATAAGAAGTGCGGGTATTGTAAACGTTTCGGTCACGTAAAAGAAGAATGTCGCAAGTTAATTAAAGACTCTAGTACGTCtagtgataataataataataaggcaTCAGATGTTAATGTTTTGCGTTGTTATGGATGTGGTCAAATAGGCGTTATACGCGCAAATTGCGAAAAATGTAATGCCTCATTCTGTACTGTCAATTGCAACATGGATTCGTCCAATCCAGGGTGTAAGGGCACTGGTAAGCAGACTAAGAAGCTTTCCCCGGTGAGTAGTTCTCTTATCACTATACCTAAAGTTCAAAATGATAAACTTGACGAGACCTGTTTGTCTCTTACTGATTTTCAAAATGCACTTCCTGCAAATTTCTTTGGTGACGGTTTAGTAGCAAGGTTGGTGACGCCCTGCGCTCCCTCCAGCTCTCGGGATGACCCCGTAGTCATTCAACAGCCGTGCACACTATTTGCAAAGTCCCTTATTGATAACAGTgataaacaagttaatgattcCCATAGTAAGGATCTGTCATTTTGTCCCGTGTCCAATACTAGTAATATCTCTGTAAGGTCAGAGCAGGTCATTGACGTTAAATCTAGGTTGCTTACAGCTGTTTTAGGATCAGCTGATAACAGTAATACAAATGGTCACAATATAAGTAGCAACAGTATGTCATCTATGGATCACAATATAAATATGTCTGCCACATCCTGTGAGAAGATTATATTTTCAACTGTGGATTTTTCAGGACCAGCACAGAAGGTTGAGTGCTCCAAGGAGCCTGCACCTGGAGTCCTAAAGGACCAGAATGCTTCCGAGGACCCGGTGTTGGATTTATTTGACTCCTATGAGGATTATGTAAACAGACATCAGCGGCCACTTTTAGGAATTGAAATCCTGAATATGAGAGGTACTGCATTAGTGGATACAGCTGCAAAGAGAAGCATGGCAAGTCAGAAGCTCTACTCACTGTTACTTGAGAAAGGTCAACAGTTCTGCGAGAAGCAAATGAGAGTTACACTAGCGGATGGTATACCTCAAATTAAAAATGTGCTCAAAATTACCTTGGATGTCAAAGTGAAGGATAGGATAATACCTCAAGAGTTCCTGATCTTACCTGAAGCCCAAGAAAATGATACTTTACTGGGAGTTGATTTTATAAAAGCCTCTCGGCTCGACTTGGACTTTAACACCAATACTTGGTGCTTTCCAGGAGGGGATAAGTATCCCATACAGTATGAAAATGACATACCAGTACAATTGTCACTTGCTGCAAGCAATATACTTCATGCTGAAGAAGGATCAATGCTCAGCGAAGGTGAAAAGATGGAATTAGCC
Encoded proteins:
- the LOC125232955 gene encoding uncharacterized protein LOC125232955; this translates as MPPKSKRHQRVSTPTPTREDAEIAREGSFTRDDVTTLVESLQRSQTNAFRELLESVITTTRNPSSSASTPFPAEGGNFSRCKARFAGDPEESIEGFIDAIEAYKDCANVSDDNAIRGLSMLLTHAAADWWQGIKVETKSWADVLDSLRYTYGDNRAPPRIYRDLYATPQGDENTHIYVAKCRVLFAKLPRNELTEKIQLDMVYGLLHKRIRKRIKREECATFKILLQKARAVEESLNENVSNTSPSPSRLVNTSKTPPPRAAATASASAAPPLREPRAPREPRAPPPRRFDDNSDNNSAASAAKSKSYNKKCGYCKRFGHVKEECRKLIKDSSTSSDNNNNKASDVNVLRCYGCGQIGVIRANCEKCNASFCTVNCNMDSSNPGCKGTGKQTKKLSPDQHRRLSAPRSLHLES